A DNA window from Plasmodium vinckei vinckei genome assembly, chromosome: PVVCY_10 contains the following coding sequences:
- a CDS encoding helicase SKI2W, putative, translating into MAYLYSNLSDFWTSDDEEDGERTDEDFDEDSENNYKDDTNKNYINEERKKNNNENNEYEFEKRQDDEGLQNTWDIDNTNVCSPTSANSNTNANAVERGETALNLDDLLNNCKNELFDNISISNILQNYDINNFIHNDNLLKYCEAGVTINNESSCNEPITLNEDFNFNCYSHFDYINPPNIKPSHTPTKDKEPNAMDLISTENGENNFIDMCIQNKDELNHEIKEISVKEVLNETEKEDLQEKGKKISNETMKKLEIVPEKQSVKYIRKKWVIEDNESDVSNFSKNDLLLSYDFELDNFQKRAVKHINNFKHVFIAAHTSAGKTLIAEHAIALSIKLNKKAIYTSPIKALSNQKYYEFKNIFKNVGIITGDVKMNVNANCLIMTTEILRNLLYLNDNIINNIHCVIFDEVHYVNDEFRGVIWEESIIMLPPHVQIVLLSATVPNYLQFADWVGFTKQKEVIAISTKKRPIPLLHYIYAHDSLFLIMDEKNKFYSSAFKEIYVKIREKEEAGKKGKEQLKSSHGNKKNYYSSAKNNKDNQMEKQNKTGTTNNMGDKQNDTVKGYYQYCKQKQKQRMFQNEANMKTEIQKLQALIKKLDEDNKLPVVLFCFSRIKCETYAKSMPHLNFLDNKKKSKVHLFIKESASKLCDQDRDLNQIKILSKLLENGIGVHHSGLLPILKEIVEILFSKGLIKVLFATETFAMGINMPAKSVIFTSIYKHDHLKKRILTSSEYTQMSGRAGRRSSDTHGYVYIYCSDNIPDQVQLTEMMMQKAVSLKSKFKVTYNMILKLLINKQINIEKMLFSSFLESCRALQIPLFKKDLKRKKKILQNIKQVECVYASDLNQTAPIENYVYIDHKLKNIGLNLHKKLFDMKNSNAFVVGRIMLLNTIDIFRSSVYAVYLGCDKSSNKKKNNKVNFAQNSIFFFQNDKEENEITERFFFLLILPDFIGYGDLTNNTDSTNANENGTNNSTSVSNANTNMEKTQMASENINMYENYKNVFACTNNKKDIKITYHSTFDSNDMNKKHFVVCSNVGIENISLITNTIIKIPNVSTNALLNNPKNLLLYTLELDRLIKKETFEPFTLTKMLKSLKCEFYSVLINQSDYLESLKKSACYNCNLKDEHYELVCKKNDCINDIENIERNINAKSLNLYEDLEGKLNVLKHFSFIDDDNNLTIKGKIASYITLTDEITLTQVIFENVLNNLNPPEIAAVLSCFVSPEKNVEEAPDLTLNLQDVKLALTNIHSKFEEFYKVIRLKISTEEHWKLCNFKLMFIAYKWALGVSFSELLEQSEFEEGLIVRSIQRLDNLCRKVRIAFLYLGNVDLAEKTEKASLLLRRDIVFTTSLYLQ; encoded by the coding sequence atggcatatttatattcgaATTTGTCCGATTTTTGGACGAGTGATGATGAAGAAGATGGAGAGCGAACTGACGAAGATTTCGATGAGGATtcagaaaataattataaagatgatacaaataaaaattatataaatgaagaaagaaaaaaaaataataatgaaaataatgaatatgaaTTTGAAAAGAGACAAGATGATGAAGGGTTACAAAATACTTGGGACATAGACAACACTAATGTTTGCTCCCCCACATCTGCTAATTCAAATACGAATGCTAATGCTGTGGAAAGGGGTGAGACAGCTTTGAATTTAGACGATTTACTGAACaattgtaaaaatgaattatttgataatatatcgatctctaatattttacaaaattatgatataaataattttattcataatgATAAtctattaaaatattgtgAAGCTGGTGTaactataaataatgaaagtTCATGTAATGAGCCTATAACATTAAATGAggattttaattttaattgttatagtcattttgattatataaatccTCCAAATATTAAACCTTCTCATACACCTACAAAAGATAAAGAACCAAATGCTATGGATTTAATAAGTACTGAAAATGGtgaaaacaattttattgatATGTGTATCcaaaataaagatgaaCTTAATCATgaaattaaagaaatttCTGTAAAAGAAGTTTTGAACGAAACAGAGAAGGAAGATTTACAggaaaaaggaaaaaaaataagcaatGAAACGATGAAAAAATTGGAGATAGTACCCGAAAAACAAAGTGTAAAATacataagaaaaaaatgggtAATTGAAGACAATGAATCTGATGTATCTAACTTTTCTAAGAATGATTTATTACTAAGTTACGATTTTGAACTTGATAACTTTCAAAAAAGAGCcgtaaaacatataaataattttaagcATGTATTTATTGCAGCACATACATCAGCAGGTAAAACATTAATAGCAGAACATGCTATAGCATtatcaataaaattaaataaaaaggcAATTTATACAAGTCCTATAAAAGCTTTAAGtaatcaaaaatattatgaatttaaaaatatatttaaaaatgttggAATAATAACAGGTGATGTAAAAATGAATGTTAATGCAAATTGTCTAATTATGACTACAGAAATATTAAGAAATttactttatttaaatgataatattattaataatatacattgtGTGATTTTTGATGAAGTTCATTATGTAAATGATGAATTTAGAGGAGTTATATGGGAAGAGTCAATAATAATGCTCCCTCCACATGTTCAAATAGTATTATTAAGTGCTACAGTTCCTaattatttacaatttGCTGATTGGGTTGGTTTTACAAAGCAAAAAGAAGTTATTGCAATTTCGACAAAAAAAAGGCCAATACCATTgttacattatatatatgctcaTGATTctctatttttaattatggatgaaaaaaataaattttactCATCTGcttttaaagaaatatatgttaaaaTTAGAGAAAAGGAGGAAGCAGGGAAAAAGGGGAAGGAACAATTGAAATCATCCCAtggaaacaaaaaaaattattattctagtgcaaaaaataataaggatAATCAAATGGAAAAGCAGAATAAAACAGGTACTACCAATAATATGGGAGACAAACAAAATGACACAGTAAAAGGATATTATCAATATTGcaaacaaaaacaaaaacaaaGAATGTTTCAAAATGAAGCTAACATGAAAACTgaaattcaaaaattacaagcccttattaaaaagttaGATGAAGATAATAAACTTCCagttgttttattttgtttttctagAATAAAATGTGAAACATATGCAAAAAGTATGCCTCATTTAAACTTTTTAgataataagaaaaaatcgaaagtacatttatttataaaagaatCGGCTTCCAAACTATGTGATCAAGATAGAGatttaaatcaaataaaaatattatcaaaattattagaGAATGGTATAGGAGTGCATCATAGTGGTTTATTACcaatattaaaagaaattgttgaaattttattttcaaaaggTTTAATAAAAGTATTATTTGCGACTGAAACATTTGCTATGGGTATTAATATGCCAGCTAAGTCCGTCATTTTCACTTCGATTTATAAACAtgatcatttaaaaaagagaaTATTAACATCTTCCGAATATACACAAATGTCTGGTAGAGCAGGAAGAAGATCATCGGACACACATggatatgtttatatttattgctCCGACAATATTCCTGATCAAGTTCAATTAACAGAAATGATGATGCAAAAAGCAGTTAGCTTAAAAAGTAAATTTAAAGTTACATATAACatgatattaaaattgttaattaataaacaaattaatattgaaaaaatgttattcaGTTCATTTTTAGAAAGTTGTAGAGCATTACAAATacctttatttaaaaaagatttaaagagaaaaaaaaagatattgcaaaatattaaacaaGTTGAATGTGTATATGCAAGTGATTTGAACCAAACAGCACCAAtagaaaattatgtatatatagatcataaattaaaaaatatcggattaaatttacataaaaaattattcgaTATGAAAAATAGTAATGCTTTTGTTGTTGGAAGAATTATGCTTCTAAATACTATCGATATATTTCGTAGTTCTGTTTATGCTGTTTATTTAGGATGTGATAAAagtagtaataaaaaaaaaaataataaagtaaATTTTGCTCAAAATagtattttcttttttcaaaatgataaagaagaaaatgaaataacgGAAcgatttttctttttacttattttaCCTGATTTTATCGGGTATGGCGATTTGACAAATAATACCGATTCTACTAATGCCAACGAAAATGGTACGAATAATTCAACATCTGTTTCTAATGCAAATacaaatatggaaaaaacTCAAATGGCTtcagaaaatataaatatgtatgaaaattataagaaTGTATTTGCATGTACTAACAATAAAaaggatataaaaattacttACCACTCCACATTTGATAGTAAtgatatgaataaaaaacattttgttGTATGTTCAAATGTAggtatagaaaatatatccCTTATTACAAATACTATAATAAAGATACCAAATGTTAGTACAAATGCACTTTTAAATAATcctaaaaatttattattatatacattggAATTAGATagattaataaaaaaagaaacttTTGAACCCTTTACTCTaacaaaaatgttaaaatcATTGAAGTGTGAATTTTATTCTGTACTTATTAATCAATCTGATTATTTAgaaagtttaaaaaaatcggCTTGTTATAATTGTAATCTAAAAGATGAACATTATGAACttgtttgtaaaaaaaacgatTGTATAAATGATATTGAAAACATtgaaagaaatataaatgcaaaatcattaaatttatatgaagATTTAGAAGGAAAattaaatgttttaaaacacttttcatttattgatgatgataataatttaacaaTAAAAGGGAAAATAGCTAGTTATATTACATTAACAGATGAAATAACATTAACACAagttatttttgaaaatgttctaaacaatttaaatCCACCAGAAATTGCAGCTGTTTTATCATGTTTTGTTTCACCTGAGAAAAATGTAGAAGAAGCGCCAGACCTTACTCTAAATTTGCAAGATGTTAAATTAGCTCTAACAAATATTCATAGTAAATTTGAAGAATTTTATAAAGTTATACGACTTAAAATTAGCACAGAAGAACATTGGAAACTATGTAATTTTAAGCTAATGTTTATAGCCTATAAATGGGCACTTGGAGTATCATTCTCAGAGTTATTAGAACAATCAGAATTTGAAGAAGGTTTGATTGTTAGATCTATACAGAGATTGGATAACTTGTGTAGAAAAGTTAGAATcgcttttttatatctcgGAAATGTCGATTTGGCGGAAAAAACTGAAAAGGCTTCTCTTCTTTTACGACGTGACATTGTGTTTACTACATCCTTATATTTGCAGTAA
- a CDS encoding small nuclear ribonucleoprotein Sm D3, putative, producing the protein MSVGTPIKLIHEGIGHTISVETKSGILYRGTLLFAEDNMNCLLSNVTVVKQDGKQVLLEQVYIRGGSVSFMIFPDMLRYAPIFKINKSKAKTNFATIRRAMEAHARIASKGKDLKA; encoded by the exons ATGTCAGTAGGAACGCCTATCAAATTAATACATGAGGGAATAGGTCATACCATATCAGTTGAAACAAAATCCGGAATCCTTTATAGAGGGACACTg ttaTTCGCAGAAGATAATATGAATTGCTTGCTGTCAAATGTCACAGTTGTTAAGCAAGACGGAAAGCAAGTTTTGTTAGAG CAAGTTTATATAAGAGGAGGCAGCGTTTCATTTATGATTTTTCCAGATATGCTTAGATATGCCccaatatttaaaataaataaatcaaagGCTAAGACAAATTTTGCAACTATTAGAAGAGCAATGGAAGCACACGCTCGAATAGCTTCAAAAGGCAAAGACTTGAAGGCATAG
- a CDS encoding SET domain protein, putative translates to MSALIKILENTNEVGFCSRIVKLQGGKYEKNSKKDEKQKDIVNRPRKWLDYFNDIVKDELKDTISNKYDIINNNSEIIIPLLKNHINCGLLLNNPFDFQLNAKNAWYEEKKKTIKDPSKKNMYLNMQRGTFLRGKRIKNNKITFDDLIWDTKLKKYVNIQDPQCHKDVNNLHYTKQAYNELIHEKKNKIFKKINKNNVIEFKEQKQNASLKNHMDLKNSCPNKLGYQERDERIRNNSFWLCGFNNCDRRNKKSNNKNAQIGDSRTYIGGDKNSCEHNYVHSSDENIIKKVFERDLSTIECEVENEIRFQSESIKNVLIKDKYDNITMIQDKECGKIKLVANKNIEIGDVIFIENCFLETSIDLDDLWTTFNSLNNEQKVKLNYITEFININKKNKKKDIEKYHQNKNRYISYQDRAKSNYENDYILDRPFNFEEKEEGNIYKHSFPNISFSENYVPKMDSEKINLTRVESSKADFFKRETTDDDQYINNLIKFESFTDILKNSFISPKDKNNILLFKKAYFINHSCFPNSSYCFMDNNKICFIAMRKINMYDEISISFINELYASIEYRKQKLSDIKNISCSCNRCLQIIDENRNILCSFCKYVYVKKRVDEQYKKAMEIKNELLLENEKYKLGGQLVGNFEVNTLGQTPKKTKSVDNGNIQRKEINDNIYMSKINYLKSPNKRNNMSDNIQYLNINNYACQNESLKEYKKENEKNKYYKNQTYSDNLCEVVKGIKNNPSSFPEKINNYISVSPQGNNRICNNENTFEKDYHIFQKSDLLNSALLDNNSDDAKRENDLQGNYKLSKVSSLENNINLDSNLLDILNTKNVEEQIGYCKLHNNNTWKCDRCIENISEYSIPLSSEALFIKEYTIIKEKINNEKFDIESIISKIEKSLLYVIAILGKKHWLYAAFNYLIADLCFSLCDNNHIDCSGYNNCSRCKVHKKCDIPSKEILLKGFKSFHNFLYFIQINCPYTIHTDLVPLVLKFLIILIYTYNYESFYDFAKSGFLELIKQKYGAWDISYISLLYSFKICCEQINNSGPQNIKILFSLAELSRINMNTNHFY, encoded by the coding sequence ATGTCGGCATTAATTAAGATTTTAGAAAACACGAATGAAGTTGGTTTTTGTTCACGTATAGTAAAATTGCAAGGaggaaaatatgaaaaaaattcaaaaaaggATGAGAAACAAAAGGATATAGTTAATCGACCTAGAAAATGGCTCGATTATTTCAATGATATAGTAAAAGACGAGTTAAAAGATACAATttctaataaatatgatataataaataataactcagaaataattattcctttattaaaaaatcatattAACTGTGGGTTGTTATTAAATAACCCTTTTGATTTTCAACTAAATGCAAAGAATGCATGGTacgaagaaaaaaagaagacaATAAAAGATCCatcaaagaaaaatatgtatttaaatatgcaaaGAGGCACCTTTTTAAGAggaaaaagaataaaaaataataaaataacttTTGACGATTTAATATGGGACactaaattaaaaaaatatgttaatatACAAGATCCACAATGTCACAAAGATGTAAATAATCTACATTATACAAAACAAGCTtataatgaattaattcatgaaaaaaaaaataaaatttttaaaaaaattaataaaaataatgtgaTAGAATTTAAAGAACAAAAACAGAATGCCTCCttaaaaaatcatatgGATTTAAAAAACAGTTGTCCAAATAAATTAGGTTACCAAGAAAGGGATGAGAGAATACGAAATAACAGTTTTTGGCTATGTGGGTTTAATAATTGTGAtcgaagaaataaaaaaagtaataataagaaTGCTCAAATTGGTGATTCACGTACCTATATAGGTggtgataaaaatagttgTGAACATAATTATGTCCATAGTtctgatgaaaatataattaaaaaagtgtTTGAACGAGATTTAAGTACAATAGAATGTGAAgtagaaaatgaaattagaTTTCAATCAGAgtctattaaaaatgtattaataaaagacaaatatgataatattacaATGATACAAGATAAAGAATGTggcaaaataaaattagttgctaataaaaatattgaaatcGGAgatgttatatttattgaaaattgttttttagaAACTTCTATTGACTTAGATGACTTATGGACAACATTTAATTCTCTAAATAATGAACAGAAGGTAAAGTTAAACTATATTACagaatttattaatataaataaaaagaataaaaaaaaagacattgaaaaatatcatcaaaataaaaatcgtTATATATCATATCAAGACCGAGCTAAAAGTAACtatgaaaatgattatattttagatagaccttttaattttgaagaaaaagaagaaggaaatatttataaacataGTTTCCCTAATATAAGTTTTTCTGAAAATTATGTACCAAAAATGGAtagtgaaaaaataaatttaacaaGAGTAGAATCTTCTAAAGCGGACTTTTTCAAAAGAGAAACAACAGATGACGatcaatatattaataatttaataaaatttgaaagCTTTAcagatattttaaaaaattcttttatttcaccaaaagacaaaaataatatacttctttttaaaaaggcatattttataaaccATAGTTGTTTTCCAAATAGTAGTTATTGCTTTatggataataataaaatatgttttatagcgatgagaaaaataaatatgtatgatGAAATTagtatttcttttattaatgaATTATATGCTTCTATCGAATATAGAAAACAGAAGTTAAgtgatattaaaaatataagctGCTCGTGTAATAGGTGTCTGCAAATTATCGATGAAAacagaaatatattatgttcattttgcaaatatgtatatgttaAGAAAAGAGTTGACgaacaatataaaaaagcgatggaaattaaaaatgaacttttattagaaaatgaaaaatataaattggGAGGCCAATTAGTTGGAAATTTTGAGGTTAATACGTTAGGGCAAACTcctaaaaaaacaaaatcaGTGGACAACGGAAATATACAGAggaaagaaataaatgacaatatttatatgagtaaaataaattatttaaaatctCCGAATAAGAGAAATAATATGTCTgataatatacaatatttaaACATAAACAATTATGCATGCCAAAATGAATCActtaaagaatataaaaaggaaaatgaaaaaaataaatattacaaaaatcAAACATATAGTGACAATCTGTGTGAAGTAGTAAAAgggataaaaaataatccaAGTTCATTCCccgaaaaaattaacaattaTATCTCAGTTTCACCACAAGGAAATAATagaatatgtaataatgaaaacacatttgaaaaagattatcatatttttcaaaaatcaGACCTTTTAAATTCGGCACTTTTGGATAATAATTCTGATGATGCTAAAAGGGAAAATGATCTGCAaggaaattataaattgtCCAAGGTTAGTAGcttagaaaataatataaatttagatAGCAATTTATTAGacattttaaatacaaaaaatgtagaagAGCAAATAGGATATTGTAAAttgcataataataatacatggAAATGTGATAGATGcatagaaaatatttctgAATATTCAATACCACTATCAAGCGAagcattatttataaaagagtatacaattataaaggaaaaaataaataatgagaAATTTGATATTGAATCTATTATAAGTAAAATAGAGAaatctttattatatgtcaTAGCAATATTAGGAAAAAAACATTGGCTATATGCAgcatttaattatttaatagcAGATTTATGTTTCTCTCTATGTGATAATAATCACATTGATTGTAGTGGCTATAATAATTGCAGTCGTTGTAAAGTTCATAAGAAATGTGACATCCCAAGTAAAGAAATACTTTTAAAAGGCTTTAAATcatttcataattttttatattttatccaAATAAATTGTCCATATACAATTCATACCGATTTGGTACCACTCGttttgaaatttttaataatattgatatatacatataattatgagTCGTTTTATGATTTTGCAAAATCAGGATTCTTAGAACTAATTAAGCAGAAATATGGTGCATGggatatatcatatatctctttgttatattcattcaaaatatgttgtgaacaaattaataattcaggcccacaaaatataaaaatacttttttCATTAGCTGAATTATCCAGAATTAATATGAACACGaaccatttttattga
- a CDS encoding FHA domain protein, putative produces the protein MINGRKNKNIKTKNYVINVNCYTWINNNHGLFDYESDNFYKKCFKIKCLYNYYYILKDDINVEVKNEEEITKVSLNNTNLKVICKIKYTNNNYQLIPCIENIYDEKNDNKNNAEENESNEHNEANKFWIIVKYLKNKTSILHENDIIKLGRVKLKVKKIITNIQQEKEYNKSISPLDEDECETSAPELEHFSRINNYGILEGGMSDVNIMSNHFVSATINPNIRCGHNNAPDKDICIKCGALNDNSDGNSYGLYNDMNDSEGNGLDNNNSNNSLIRSENCSIYCDENNKGNESDKREDNIDISDPNYVLKNNTPNELPINTKGASKNNTQKKVNIITEKNNIPSKLIDSDYSYDNFYLNVKNYDNNSTFLSKSDDKNCSINLKDTKNEDNNCDYNNENNKEKGNSKAVKFSNVENSKNNLNKDTKNESIDEAAKPDFVNHTSNMLEKEIDDSIYDNDDDYSIYDYNMNSKNSVNGNIGNGETDNDVNLCKSNLQGNGNNNNMYDNTIDKMKDGMKNSSYNSSNINTINSGIPSLYNCRICLCEYENEDNPLISPCKCKGSMKYIHLNCLRTWMKGRLNVRSDGESNVSFFWKQLNCELCKFPYPTYISIQNKFIELYEIPKPELPYMIIELLNDKSKGFYIVSLANTKSARMGRGHDSDIRVNDISVSRFHALIKFLNGNFYIEDCKSKFGTLIQIRRPVFFNIRRSKFIALQIGRTVMYIYMKRKNWMFLPVCLKLPRTKDDDVSALDNFSSKLLVDNSLNISNNNFEYNLVYNPSENDPSEGDHHDHNENRNETPDQNDANQTHPHNSPNNSNNIGINLNSTGSIHNTTVNDKPINHSNK, from the coding sequence ATGATAAATGGtcgaaaaaacaaaaatataaaaaccaAAAACTATGTAATAAATGTTAATTGCTATACATGGATAAATAACAACCATGGATTATTCGATTATGAGAGtgacaatttttataaaaaatgttttaaaataaaatgtttatataattattattatatactaaAAGACGACATAAATGTGGAGGTAAAAAACGAAGAAGAAATAACAAAAGTATCgttaaataatacaaatttaaaagtaatatgtaaaataaaatatacaaataataattaccAATTAATTCCAtgtattgaaaatatatatgatgagaaaaatgacaataaaaataatgctgAAGAAAACGAATCAAATGAACATAATGAAGCAAATAAATTTTGGATTAttgttaaatatttaaaaaataaaacatcaATATTacatgaaaatgatataataaaactaGGAAGAGTTAAAttaaaagttaaaaaaattataacaaatattcagcaagaaaaagaatataataaatccATCTCACCATTGGATGAAGATGAATGTGAAACATCTGCACCTGAATTAGAACACTTTTCaagaattaataattatggaATACTTGAAGGTGGAATGTCAgatgtaaatattatgtCTAACCATTTTGTAAGTGCAACTATTAATCCAAATATACGATGTGGTCATAATAATGCTCCAGATAAAgatatttgtattaaatGCGGTGCACTAAATGATAATTCAGATGGTAATTCATATggtttatataatgatatgAATGACTCTGAAGGTAATGGACTTGATAATAACAATAGTAACAACAGTCTTATTCGTTCGGAAAATTGTTCTATATATtgtgatgaaaataataaaggaaATGAAAGTGATAAAAGAGAAGATAACATAGATATATCTGATCCTAATTATGTTCTTAAAAATAACACGCCAAATGAGCTACCAATTAATACAAAAGGGGCCTCTAAAAATaacacacaaaaaaaagtaaatataataactgaaaaaaataatatcccCTCAAAATTAATAGACTCTGATTATTcatatgataatttttactTGAATGTAAAAAACTATGATAATAACAGTACATTTTTAAGCAAATctgatgataaaaattgttcaattaatttaaaagatacaaaaaatgaggATAATAATTGTGACTacaataatgaaaataataaagaaaaaggaAATTCAAAAGCAGTTAAATTTAGTAATGttgaaaatagtaaaaataacCTTAATAAagatacaaaaaatgaaagcaTTGATGAAGCAGCTAAGCCAGACTTTGTTAACCACACTTCTAATATGCTTGAAAAAGAAATCGATGATAGTATATATGACAATGATGATGATTATAGTATTTACGACTATAACATGAATAGCAAAAATTCTGTAAATGGTAATATAGGAAATGGGGAAACTGACAATGATGtaaatttatgtaaaaGCAATTTACAAggaaatggaaataataataatatgtacGATAATACAATAGATAAAATGAAAGATGGAATGAAAAATTCATCATATAATTcatcaaatataaatacaataaattCTGGAATACCAAGTTTGTATAATTGTAGAATATGTTTATGtgaatatgaaaatgaagataaCCCTTTAATATCACCTTGTAAATGTAAAGGTtcaatgaaatatatacatttaaattgtttacGTACATGGATGAAAGGACGATTAAATGTAAGAAGTGATGGTGAATCTaatgtttcttttttttggaaaCAATTAAATTGTGAATTATGTAAATTTCCATATCcaacatatatatctatacaaaataaatttatagaattatatgaaatacCTAAACCTGAATTACCATATATGATTatagaattattaaatgataaaagtaaaggtttttatattgttagTTTAGCTAATACAAAATCTGCTCGTATGGGAAGAGGGCATGATAGTGATATTCGAGTAAATGATATATCTGTTTCGAGATTTCATGCacttattaaatttttaaatggaaatttttatattgaaGATTGTAAAAGTAAATTTGGTACATTAATTCAAATTAGAAGacctgttttttttaatattcgAAGAAGTAAATTTATAGCTTTACAAATTGGAAGAACtgtaatgtatatatatatgaaaagaaaaaattggaTGTTCTTGCCTGTTTGTTTAAAACTTCCAAGAACTAAGGACGATGATGTAAGTGCTTTAGACAACTTTTCTTCAAAGCTCCTTGTAGATAATAGTTTGAATATTTCCaacaataattttgaatataatttgGTATATAATCCTAGTGAAAATGATCCAAGCGAAGGAGACCATCACGACCACAATGAAAATCGTAACGAAACTCCTGATCAGAACGATGCCAACCAGACTCATCCTCATAATTCACCtaataatagtaacaaCATTGGAATAAATCTTAACAGCACTGGAAGTATTCATAATACTACAGTCAATGATAAGCCAATAAATCACAGTAACAAATAA